From Pelagibacterium flavum:
TCGAGCGTGAGCATCAGTACACCTCAATGTCATTGATCAGGGTTGCGGTGCACATCCGGCCAACGACGCTGTCGCGCGCCGCCTGCCAGTCGAAGGTGGCCTGAACGCCCTGCGGCCCCGAGATCTCGATGCGCGGGCGCGGCAGGTAGACGGCGTGCACGGTGAAGGTGAAACTCTCTCCGGAGGGTAGCGAATAACCGAACTCGAGTTCGCAGGCCTCGCCGTTGATGGCCTGCGTCACCAGCGTGCTGTCGGCGAAGCGCACCTCAATGGAGCCGGTCAGTGCCGCGATGGACGGGTCCGCGCCGTCGATGCGACCGTCGTTCCGGATGGTCTCGATCCGGTCGAGGTTGTTCGCGTAGGTGATGTCGGCCGAGACCACATTGCCAAGCGGGGAGCCATTCCGGGTCATCGCGCCGTTGAAATGCCCAAAGCGTTTCAGTTCGAGCGCGGCAGGAGTTCCCGCGCTGGTGGTCGTGCCCACCGTCTCGCCCTGCGCGACCAGCCGCGCCGTCGCGGTCAGCAACCCCGAGCGCTGCATCTGCCAGGTGATCTGGTCGAGGACGCAGCCCGAATACATCGCGTAGCGCGGCACCTCGGGCATGCCCGTCTCGATCGACATCGAGGGCAGCGTCCAGGACCCCGACTGGAACTCGTGGCTGTATGGGGCTTCCGCGCCGGTGGTCGTCGGCGTGCCGAAGGCCGCCTTCAGCCAGAAGCCGAAGGCCTCTGCGTCGAGCGGCAACACGACATCGCCGTCGGCCGTCACCGCGTCCTTGATCGGCGCCAGCGGATCGCGTCCGTAGCCGAGCAGTTCCGAGTTCAGCAGCGGCTGCTCCGCGCCGAGCGAGGTGCTGGCGAAGGGCATGCGGGTGAAGCCGCTGGCGGGCGGCGTTCCATAGGTGGTCTCGAACGCAAGCGCCATCAGCGCCCGCGCCCCCTGGGCTCGTGCCATGTTCGTCTCCTATGATCGGTTGGGTCAGGCCAGCTGGTCGGCCGTGGAATAATGCAGCACCACCGGGATGACGGCAGCCTTCAGGCTGGCCGCGCCCTCGACCGGCAGATCGACCGGGCGCGGCGCTTCCGCCTCGACCCAGTCGCAGAGGCCGCCGAGTGTGCGGTCGATCGAGAGCGCAGCCCCGATGCTGGCGATCAGCGTGTCGAAGTCAGCGTCACGGTCGGTGCCCTGCACGACCGCCTCGATCTCGGCGCGGTGCTGATAGTGGTAGGCGAGCGGCGACAGCGTCACTTCGGGCTCTCCCGGCTCGCCATCGCGCAGGATCAGCAAGCCATTGGTCGGTACGCGCTCGGGCAGGACGTCGCCGCGCAGGGCGGTGGCAGGCAGCGCCGAGAGCCGCGTGTGCAGCGCGGCGAGGATGGTTTCGCGAGGGGTCATGGATTGGCGGACCTGGAAATTGCGTCGAGCACCGGACAGTCCGGAACCTCGGCGCCCGAACACTTGGATGCGGTCTCGGTGAGGACGATTTCGATGCGCCTGAGATCCGCGATCCTCGCGCGGACATCGGCAAGGTGGCGCTCGGTCCGCTCCTTGACCTCTGCGCAAGTTGGCGCGGCACCGTCTTCGAGCCCCATGAATCCGCGGATGTCCTCCATCGAGAACCCGAGTTCGCGCGCGCGCAGGATGAAGCGCAGGCGCGTGGCATGCACAGAGGAGTAGATGCGGTAGCCTGCGCCCGTCCTGGGCGGGTCGGGCAGCAGGCCAGTCTTCTCGTAATAGCGAATCGTCTCGATGTTGCAGTCGGTCGTCCGAGCTAGGTCTCCGCGTGTAAGGCCGCTCTCGCTCTCGTGATCGGTCATCGGCCAGTTTCCCCTTGAGCCTGTAGTTGCTACAGACCTTACACCTCTCATCAATAGCAGACGAGAGGTACGCGACGGGGAGCTTGCAGACGACCGAACGGACAGCCCGACCGCGGATCGCCCGGCCCGAAAGGGATGGCTCGCAGCGGGTGCCTGTTGGGCGCCTTTTACAGGTCTAGGCTGTCTGACGGCGGCAGCGGCGACTGAACACTCGAACGGACGGATGACCCCATGAAAGACGACTGCGCCCCGAAAGACGATTTCGACCTTGCCGTGATCGGTGCCGGCTCGGCCGGGTTCTCGGCCGCGATCACCGCCGCCGAAGGAGGCAAGCGGATTGCCCTGATCGGTCATGGCACCATCGGCGGGACCTGCGTGAACGTGGGCTGCGTGCCGTCCAAGACGATGATCCGTGCCGCCGAGGCTGTCCACGGCGCGCAGTCGGCGCATCGGTTCCCGGGCCTCAGGGGCGAGGCGCAGGTCGCCGACTGGGCGGCGCTGGTCGCGGCCAAGGACGATCTCGTCTCGACGCTGCGCCAGAAGAAATATGCCGACCTGCTGCCGGGCTACGATGGCGTGACTTATCTCGACGAGGGTCCGGCACGTCTGGTCGAAGGCGGCGTCGAAATCGGCGGGCGCAAGATCACAGCCCCCAAGGTCATCGTCGCCACCGGCGGGCGGCCCGCCGTGCCCGACATCCCCGGTATCCTGGACGTCCCGACGCTCGACAGCACGTCGCTCCTGGAGCTGGAGCGGCTGCCCGAGAGCCTGATTCTCCTCGGCGGCGGCTATATCGGCGTGGAACTCGCGCAAATGATGGCGCGGATGAGCACACGCGTCACCATCGTCTGCCGCTCGCGCCTGCTGCCGCGGGCAGAGCCGGAGGTCTCTAGGGCACTCGCCGAGGT
This genomic window contains:
- a CDS encoding MerR family transcriptional regulator; its protein translation is MTDHESESGLTRGDLARTTDCNIETIRYYEKTGLLPDPPRTGAGYRIYSSVHATRLRFILRARELGFSMEDIRGFMGLEDGAAPTCAEVKERTERHLADVRARIADLRRIEIVLTETASKCSGAEVPDCPVLDAISRSANP
- a CDS encoding acyl-CoA transferase, coding for MTPRETILAALHTRLSALPATALRGDVLPERVPTNGLLILRDGEPGEPEVTLSPLAYHYQHRAEIEAVVQGTDRDADFDTLIASIGAALSIDRTLGGLCDWVEAEAPRPVDLPVEGAASLKAAVIPVVLHYSTADQLA
- a CDS encoding phage tail tube protein translates to MARAQGARALMALAFETTYGTPPASGFTRMPFASTSLGAEQPLLNSELLGYGRDPLAPIKDAVTADGDVVLPLDAEAFGFWLKAAFGTPTTTGAEAPYSHEFQSGSWTLPSMSIETGMPEVPRYAMYSGCVLDQITWQMQRSGLLTATARLVAQGETVGTTTSAGTPAALELKRFGHFNGAMTRNGSPLGNVVSADITYANNLDRIETIRNDGRIDGADPSIAALTGSIEVRFADSTLVTQAINGEACELEFGYSLPSGESFTFTVHAVYLPRPRIEISGPQGVQATFDWQAARDSVVGRMCTATLINDIEVY